A window of Glycine soja cultivar W05 chromosome 2, ASM419377v2, whole genome shotgun sequence genomic DNA:
GAGAGTCTTTATTAAAGTAAGATGGTAGTTACACATGAATCTTGTTTTGCATTTAAGTTTCTTATGGTAAAAGGAGAAACTTTATtataaggtatatatatatatatatatatatatatatatatatatatatatatatatatatatatatataatgtgtaTTTCTTCTGTTTAGTACTGATTTCTGTGGGACaacttcaaatttaattaagaaagtttCCCTAAACGTGTAGTCCTGGCCTCAAAGCATTGCTTGGCGTGAGTGGGGTGGTGTAACTTATGACAAGTAGGGACATGTTATTGACCTGAATGGAGAATCAATCTACGGTGGACTTGACAATTCAAGTACTCTTTTCAGTCTCCAAACTAATCTGCAGGTTTTGAATGTAGCTAATAATAACTTCAATTTTGAGATACCATCTAGATTCAACAAATTGAAGGACTTAAATGTATCTGAATTTGTCATATGCTGGCTTTGTGGGGTATATTCCAATATGCTACCACTACTGTTTAGTCTTGAAGTGAGCATGTGAGACTGCAATCTCTCTAGACCCCTTGATTCTTCACTGACCAGACTTGAGAACCTTTCAGTAGTTCCTcctggtcataacttatcattGCCAGTACTAAAATCCTTTTGCTAGCTAGTTTTCGAAATTTGACAACTCTAGACCTTAGTTCTAGCGGGTTGACTGAAATATTTTCACAGATCCTTCAGGTAGTAACATTGGCTGATAAAGACATATCATTCAACAATGATCTTTATGTTTCTTTACCAGAATTCCTATTGAATGGTCCTCTTCGGCCAAAAAAATTATGGGCcgaagaaattttttataataaatttaatttgatttcttaatatttgaaaaataaataacttgctAAATTgctaataaataactaataaaacAGTATCCAAAGTTATTgccatatatatattacaatctattgtatgattatattatttatatagtattttttattatacattttataatagcaatttttttaatctcttttcaTTACATTAGATATCCTATCTCACATGTACagtttttcatttctctttatttattaaagAACTATACATAAGGTTGTACAAAAtacaatttcattaattttaataatttaaccaaaataGACTAGACCAAGAATTTCTGTTAACTCACATGTTGGAAGGCTCAAGATGCTTTCTATTTCATGAAAAATCTTGGAATAAATTACTAATTTGGTGAACAAAATATTGTATTTtctccaaaaataataaaactatttaagtaattttctgaTAAAAAATTTCGTACTCCATTGTCCAGAGGCTCCCCATTCTGATATATCTGAGagtacttaattaatttttctttaaagagaGTAATATTTCAAAGGAGGTATTAGATACCATTATTTTCAAATGGAATTGGATTTGGGTACTTTTAAGTAAGCTATCAGGATACAGGTCTTTTGATAAAACGAAAAGTGATCGGAAGCCAAATTTTCtgacaaaaatcatttaaatgaatattttgcaccaataaaaaaaatataataaatgtatcCAGGTAAGAGAAAGTACACTAGTGTACAAAAACACATATTTTGATACTTAATACAAGCTTATAGGCATTTGATGATAACAGTAATAACCTCAATGAGGGTTTAAAGGTAGTTGACAACAATCATAATTAGCAACtcaaaaacaattaaaagaaaggaaattaaaaCCAAATTAGTATAGGATATATTTATGAGTTGACAACTGAACACTTGTTCCGTATTTCTCCTGCCGAGTCAGTGAGGACATCAATGGCTCCCATTCTCTTCATTGACTGTGCAAATTCTGTGAAGAACTTGTCTTGATCAACCAATTCTTTAGCTATATCTTCAGATTGCTCTTCTGTTAGAAGGGCTGCATCTGATTGGAACAGACCCTTATTCTGGAGAAGGTTTGGATAATAGTCACTATCGAAATTGGTAGAGCTTCCAGGATCCATTTCTACCGTTGTGGTTGTATCGCTCAGGCTCTGGCACTTTGTCTTCAAGAATTCTGCATAAGTGGAGTTCAAAGAAGGGTCTTGATCACCTTTCCCGGTGAAATTGTAAAGCCTGTTACTGAACAAGTTGCAATGCCCTATTCCAATTGTGTGTGCCCCTgcatatatgaaaattatatataagcaCAATTGTGATAAACTGTTAAGATTAttagttaatgttttttttatcgataaatatgTTAGTGGttagttttattagaaataGAATATTAGTGGAAGGGATTCAAACCCACACtacctcttctttttcattttccctACAATCACCAAACCAACTTtaacttaaattattaattaatgtgtaCTGATTATGGTCTTGCTTTGTAATTCCAtgcatctatatatatatagttatatactactagcaattaattaatattatgaatGTTAATTACCTGATAATACAACCAGATCGTGCAAAGTGAGACCTTTGCTAGCAAAGTTTTGTTTGAGTTGGGTGAAGTTGAAGAAAGGTGCAGGGATATTGGCCAAGGCTTCGTTACTGTTCGATACCGTGCCATCTCTTCTACCGGTCAGCACTTCCCACATAGATTTATTAAACTGCAAAGTTCATTTATGCATCAGATAAACATGCATGAAGTAATAacgtaattattattattaagattaTATATGTGACATGtgtataacaaaataaattctCAACAGCATGAATTTTCTTGTATAATTAGAAGGACGTGTgagtattataaattttcttatatttatttttaattcttatagataaaaaaaatcatttatgcaGGGGGTTAGCTTACTTGGACGGAAACAGCGTCCCTAGCTGCCAATGCCAGTATGTCAGCACAAGATACAGTTTTGGGACATTTTGCCTCCAATTCACTTTTTATGTCATCTATGACATCAAAGCCAGCCAAAGATAAATTTGGAATTGCATCCCTCTCAGCAGTGTTATTGGCAGTAGAGTTCAACAAAACCGAGGCATCACAACCCTGAAATGTATGTTTGCATTGCAACCATTATGTTATGTATACTCTCCTAAACAATTAGCACACTTTTGCATGTTGAAATATATGCCACGGTATATCAAAACcggataaaaagaaaacataaatacgTAAAACAATCTTGGAATTAATAATATACCCTGACAAAACAATCATGAAAATGCATTCTAAGCAACTTGGCAGGCAAATCGGGATTAGCAGACACATGCTGCTGGGTTTTGCTCTTAATAATGTCCTCAGCTTGAGAGCAGGAATCCTTGTAGAACTTTTTCCTTAGGCTGCCTCCTTGACAAACCCCAAGGAAACCCAAAAGCACCACACATAGCAAAATATTGATcttcatattcaaatttttcAACCCTTCACTTCACTCACTTGAATTCCCTATATAGTATAGCCTTGAGAAATGGAATGCTTAGCTACAAGGTTCTCCTCCCTTTTATAggcattataatttatatatcatcTTTCTAAAgcattatatatgtattttgtaattatttgggATTAAGTTCTAAATTAACCGGCCGGTGGTGCCCTAGCTTGCGCAACTATAATTTCATGCATCTCTTCAATCATTGGATGCAACATGCATGTATAGGGAATAGCTAGTTTCCTTAAAATAAGCACCTACCAATGAATAATGACGACACGGTTTAGAAATTAATAGAATGATCAGCTTAAAAAAAAGGCCCTCAGTCTTTGTATTCTATTTTGGTTAGAACATGCCAACCTTGTATGTTGTGTTCTTTGTTGTCATAATCTTCTTAGGTCAACCCAATTTTAAAGCTTTcttctatctatttttttttcttctttatgttAAGCTTTGACTAAGCGATCGACTAGCAAACTAATAATTAACTCGTGTAGTTATTAACTCGCCGAATATATATACACGTCCCGTATAACATGTATATATCGAACTCACAGTGAGATGCGAATGCAGGCAGAATATATCTTAATTAAGTCTTTTGGTTAGCATTGATTGCTACTATATTAGATTGAGACATATATGTAATTTGCCTAAAACGGATAGCTGGGGACTCCCAATATTTTAGGAGTTATATATCCAGCATAGTATGTGTTCAATCCATATAGGCACCTCAACCTTTAagtcttaaaattatataaaaatcatctttgaaattcaataaattaacaaaGAATAAGAAATTAGAAGGGGAACAAAAACTTGACCTGATTTCATGTGATTATGAGGTTTATTTAGAAGAcagataatatataaaaatggtatagtaaatatataaataaaaattataagattaactTCATGcttaaaggaagaaagaaagagatcgcaacattctaataaaaaataataaatatatagactttgtgttatataaaaatatgccTACAACAAATTATCCTCGTTTCTGCACGATTGGATTACAAGCAGTAAACTAGTGTTAAAATCAcaacaaatttcattttatatattcacataaaAGTCAATATATTCTGCTAGAGGTTGAGATTATTATgcgttaatttaattatatgccaGCTGCATGTTTGtgatataaacatttttttaacaccTTGGCTATAGTGTTTACTTAGGAAAGGTACTTTGTAAATAACTTGGTTTGTTAAGGCCTGTGATATGCATGGTTtagttgaattttaaaaaacattttaaaaaaagtttttgaaaataagttcagatttgaaagaaaaaaaaagttaaaatatgttttcagttTACATAAAATTAGAGACTTTTGATTTCGTACTCCTCATAACAAAATTTCTTTGGTTTTTAttcctaaaaaattaaaattttatttttggtctctACTATTTACTACCATGTAACACTTGTTAACGAATGATGTGTTTAGCGGAAAATTAAGTGACTATTCTACGTAACATTCGCCAGTATTTACGGtgcaatgttaaaattttatacattgaaaaaagaataattctagatacctaaaataaattatttatctattttaaaataattttgtttaataacGTGACAACTATCCGCTCCGCTGTCATCTCATTACTAGAGTTGCCATTTACACGACCACATTAGGAATAATGTAGGAGAATTAACAGCATGGCTAATAAAGTCATGACTTTGATGCAGCTAATTCAGTGGTGCTCTGCGACTGTTTCTGTGCAGAGACTTTTAAGGCAGTATTGATTGGCCTTTAATTCAacattcaatgctggttggtgAGTACAGAAAAATGAAGAGGAGCTGGAATATTTTTGGTGCTTCACGTGATTAGCTATTTTACGAGACACATTTAATGTCTCTGTTTAATACGTTTAACTTGGATAAGCTTTAgctactttctctttttgttggATGAAAGGCACTGCTACTGCTAGACTTTGGTTAATCAATAATATTTACATGTCTTATGTTAATATTGGATAACCATGGGTTGTTAGAATTGTGAAGTGACTAATACATGGCATTATATATGATTTTGGGCATCCATTTCTGTCCTTATATAATACAGATCTCTTtgctcattaaaaaaaaaaatactaatttattaaatttttttgcatattcgaataataaattcaattttttcatttttcacaaaCTAATTTATTAGTGTCTCATATTTTCAggaagtaaaataaatatttatcttataagcaaatatatgattttagtaaaattagtaagatttaaatatttaattctatTGCATCTtcaaagttataattttttactactCTCCTAACTAATTTTAGCCACcataagtttttgttttacctCACAAATTATACTAATGTAGTGATTCAGCATTAGAATGAAGTACGACCAATTCGGGTAAAAGAAACGTGCTTGTAATAATCAAAAGAGGTTTGAAGATTCTCAAAGGCCCAGATGCATGCTGGGTTGGTTCATCAGAATGTAGATACCAATATGTCTGACTGACTATGATAAAGAAAGGAGTTATGAAGCATGGACACTTCAGCCTCTTGTCGTGTTCGGTGTCGGATACGCGTCCGTGACAGTGTTTAACACTAACACGACACCAGTACTACGTTCTATATTTTGGATATTATAAGTGTCTCCATATCCGTATCGTGTCCGTGTCGATGTTGATGCTTCAAAAGGAGCGTGCTTACAACAATGACAGAAACACTAATACGGTTGCCAATTATGTGCGGTGACAGACTGAAAGTACAAACAAGAGAAGAGAGTGTGACCTTCTGATTTCTGAAGAAGACGCCAGCATGCACATgcaaaacaaaataaccaagaaattcgtacaaataaaataatgtcacactattttgttttgaattttgaattttgtcttTTGGAGGGATGAGTAGTGTCTGAGATCTTAATATGAATCTCAGTGAGCTATATATAACATAAACATGTATATACATACGAATACGTACGATCGATGTGGTATCAGATTAATGGGTCCCATCTTAATGATCCTTGTTGGGGAGTCAAATGGATGGACAATGACACAACAACTTCCGCTCCTTGTCTCCATTCCACAAGCTTGGCCCATCAATCTTGGGGTTAGCCCTTTTTTTCTTTGGATCCTATATTTTTTTCGATGCAAccagtttttagttttatttcctCTTTGTTTTACTTTGAGtattaaaaatactaaacatgttttttcttcttcttcaaactATGGTATCCGAGTGAAAAACAGTTTCATATGTAACTAGTGAATTACAATTGCAAGAGAAATCAAACATTCGCAACTTGCATTTTGAAGGCTCGATCTATAAATTGTTTAATGTAGTATCTCGGACATTGGGACCATTTCTTGGTGCAGCAATCACCAGAGTCTTTGCGCTTAAAAAGGGTCTTGAAACAAttgactatatttttttttcataccagACTAATGTGATTAGGACCTTTGGTTCCCAAGATATCCCACAAGTTTAGAGATCTCAAGTATCTCGTAAACTTTGATCTTTTAAGTCAGTTATAGAATTAATATTTGATatagaatttaatttcattttcaagaaTGTGTGTTGAGGTAATtaaattcagatttttttttctataaatttaaaGTGTATTATTAATTGAGTTAC
This region includes:
- the LOC114390554 gene encoding peroxidase 3-like yields the protein MKINILLCVVLLGFLGVCQGGSLRKKFYKDSCSQAEDIIKSKTQQHVSANPDLPAKLLRMHFHDCFVRGCDASVLLNSTANNTAERDAIPNLSLAGFDVIDDIKSELEAKCPKTVSCADILALAARDAVSVQFNKSMWEVLTGRRDGTVSNSNEALANIPAPFFNFTQLKQNFASKGLTLHDLVVLSGAHTIGIGHCNLFSNRLYNFTGKGDQDPSLNSTYAEFLKTKCQSLSDTTTTVEMDPGSSTNFDSDYYPNLLQNKGLFQSDAALLTEEQSEDIAKELVDQDKFFTEFAQSMKRMGAIDVLTDSAGEIRNKCSVVNS